Within the Pseudoxanthomonas sp. YR558 genome, the region GTCCGCGACGGCGAACTGCACGAGATCAAGTCTCCGCTGATCCTGCAGCCCGGGCCGGCCGCGCTGACCGATGGCGTGCAGGCGATCGCGGCGATCGTGCAGGCGTGGGCGGCTCGCCAGTCCTGAGGTTGACGCTTCTGTAGGAGCGACGTAAGTCGCGACCGCGGACCAGACGCCATCCGCTCGTTCGATAGGGCGGGTGCGTCATCATCACGGTGTTCTGCAACGGCCAGTTCGATAGGGACGGCGTGCGGTCGCGACTTACGTCGCTCCTACATCGGGTCCCACCGACCTCAGAAATTCCGCTGGAACTTCACCGTTTCCGTGCGGCCACCGGCCTGCACCACGATCTCGAAGCGATAGGAGTTGCGCGGCGAGATACGCGCGGTGCCGATCAGGTCGGTGTACTCGCCGGCGTCCACCTTGCGCAGCGTGACGACCTGGCGCGCACCCGAGAGGTCATGCGCGGTGACGCTCACGTCGCCGTCGGCATCGAGTTCCTCGGCGCCTTTCACCTCGCGCAAGGCGACCAGCACCAGCGCGGTACCGGCATCGCGCTGCACGCCGTACTGCTTCGCGACGGGCTCGCTCAGCGCCAGCGTCGGCAGCGCGTTGTAGCGCACGCGCAGGCTGCCGAAGTCGGTTTCGGCGGGCGCCGGTGGGACGAATTCGGCAGCACGCGGCGTCTCACCGCCGGAGCAGGCGACTAAGGACAGGGCGAGAACCAGGGGGGCGATCAGGAGTTTCATCGGCGTCGGTGCCTGTGTGTCGTAGGTACGTTACGAGGTGCTGAGCGGGCCGGATGCGGCGTCAATCGTTCGCCGCAGACAGTTCGCCGCCCCGTGCGGTCGCCGCACGCACGGCTCGAGCAACGAGGGCTTCGAAGCCGCCGGCCTGGAAGGTCTCGATCGCCGCCTGTGTGGTGCCGTTGGGCGAGGTCACGCGGCGGCGCAATTCGGCCGGTGTCTCGCCGCTTTCGGTCAGCATGCGCGCCGCACCCAGGACGGTCTGCAGCACCAGCGTGCGCGCGGCGTCGGCCGACAGGCCTTCGGCTACCGCCGCCGATTCCATCGCCTCCGCCAGCAGGAAGACGTAGGCCGGACCGCTGCCGGACACGCCGGTGACGGCGTCCATCTTCGCTTCGGCATCGATCCAGACGGTCGGGCCCGCGGCGGAGAGCAGCAGTTCCGCGCGCTCACGCCCGGTCGCGTCGACCTCATCGCTCGCATGCAGGCCGGTGACGCCGGCACCGAGCAGGGCGGGCGTGTTGGGCATGCTGCGCACCACCGGCACGCCACCGCCCAGCCAGCGCTGCATCTGCGCGACGGTGATGCCGGCGGCGATGGACACGGCCAGCGGGCGCTGCGCCTGCGCCATCGGCGCGAGCGATTCGCACACCGTGCGCATGACCTGCGGCTTCACCGCGAACAGCCAGGTGTCCGCGCCGTAGGCCGCTTCCCCGGCCTCGGTGAACACCTGTACGCCGAAGTCGGCTGCCAGCGCGGCGCGCAGCGGTTCGTTGGGCTCGGCCACGCGGATGCGCGAGGGCTCCGCGCCGCGCTTGAGCAGGCCGCCGATCAGGCTGCGCGCCATGTTGCCGCCGCCGATGAAGGCCAGGGGATGCGTCAGCACACGCGACGTGGAAGGAGTCATGGCGTCAGGCCTCGGGAAAGTCGAAAGGAGTCAGGCGGGTCGCGGCGGGCGCGCGCCGAACAGGGCGGTGCCGATGCGGACCATCGTGGCGCCGTGCGCGACGGCGAGCGCATAGTCGTCGCTCATGCCCATCGACAGGGTATCCACGCCGGGATGCGTCGCCGCCACCTCGTCCTGCAGCGCCTGCATGCGGCGGAAGGCGTCGATGCGCCGGGCGGTGTCGGGGTGGGGCGCGGGAATCGCCATCAGCCCGCGCAGGCGCAGGCGCGGTTCGGCCGCGATGGCATCGGCGAGGGCGGCGACCTCGTGAGGCGGGCAGCCATGCTTGCTGGCTTCATCATCGATGTTCACCTGCACCAACACATTGAGCGGCGCACGATCGGAAGGGCGATAGCGTGACAGAGCGCCAATCAATTTGTGACGGTCTACCGTCTGCACCCAATCGAACAGCTGCGCCGCGAGTTCTGCCTTGTTCGATTGCAGGTGGCCGATGAGGTGCCATTCCAGGCCCATATCCGCCAGTTCGCCGATCTTCGCCTGGGCTTCCTGCACGTAGTTTTCGCCGAAGGCGCGCTGTCCGGCGCGCGCCAGTTCGGCCACGGCAGCGGCCGGTTGCAGCTTGGAGACGGCCAACAGCGCAGGGCTTGGCCGATGTGCGGCTTTCGCTGCGTTTTCAAGGTGTTGCAGGGTCTCGCTGAGGGTGTCGGCGAGCATGTTCATCCAACCATTGGCGGGAACGGCAAGGGCGCTATACTGCCCTTCGGGGAATGAACGTTCCAGTTCGCAGCAACTTGGGGAAGCAGCGTCATGGATATCGCCGAACTCTTGGCGTTCTCGGTAAAGAACAAGGCCTCGGACCTCCACCTCTCGGCCGGCTTGCCGCCGATGATCCGCGTGGATGGCGACGTGCGCCGCATCAACATCCCGGCGCTGGACCACAAGCAGGTGCATGCGCTGGTCTACGACATCATGTCGGACAAGCAGCGGCGCGACTTCGAAGAATTCCTCGAGGTCGACTTCTCGTTCGAGATCCCGTCGCTGGCGCGCTTCCGCGTCAACGCCTTCAACCAGAACCGCGGCGCCGGCGCCGTCTTCCGTACGATTCCGTCGGAAGTGCTGACCCTGGAAGACCTGGGCTGCCCGCCGCTGTTCCGCGAACTGATCCAGCAGCCGCAGGGCCTGATTCTGGTCACCGGCCCGACCGGTTCGGGCAAGTCGACCACGCTGGCGGCGATGATCGACCACATCAACAAGAACGAGTACGGGCACATCCTCAGCGTCGAGGACCCGATCGAGTTCGTGCACACCTCGCAGAAGTGCCTGATCAACCAGCGCGAAGTGCACCGTGACACGCACGGCTTCAACGAGGCGCTGCGTTCGGCGCTGCGTGAAGACCCCGACTACATCCTGGTCGGCGAGTTGCGCGACCTGGAAACCATCCGCCTGGCGCTGACCGCCGCGGAAACCGGCCACCTGGTGTTCGCCACCCTGCACACCAGCTCGGCAGCCAAGACCATCGACCGCGTGATCGACGTGTTCCCCGCCGGCGAGAAGCCGATGGTGCGCTCGATGCTGTCCGAATCGCTGCGCGCGGTGATCTCGCAGGCGCTGCTGAAGAAGATCGGCGGCGGCCGCACCGCGGCGTGGGAAATCATGGTGGGCACCCCGGCCATCCGCAACCTGATCCGCGAGGACAAGGTGGCGCAGATGTACTCGGCCATCCAGACCGGCCAGCAGAGCGGCATGATGACCCTGGACCAGCACCTGCAGGACCTGGTGAAGCGCGCGCTGATCACCCGCCAGCAGGCCAAGGAATACGCGAAGGACAAGCGGTTGTTCGAATGACGGCAGGGCCCGCGCGGCGCTACGCCGCCTGACCGCCGCCTCGCCTACGGAGCAGACCCATGAGCACCATCGACTTCACCTCCTTCCTCAAGCTGATGGCGCACCAGAAGGC harbors:
- a CDS encoding DUF4426 domain-containing protein, translating into MKLLIAPLVLALSLVACSGGETPRAAEFVPPAPAETDFGSLRVRYNALPTLALSEPVAKQYGVQRDAGTALVLVALREVKGAEELDADGDVSVTAHDLSGARQVVTLRKVDAGEYTDLIGTARISPRNSYRFEIVVQAGGRTETVKFQRNF
- the proC gene encoding pyrroline-5-carboxylate reductase, whose amino-acid sequence is MTPSTSRVLTHPLAFIGGGNMARSLIGGLLKRGAEPSRIRVAEPNEPLRAALAADFGVQVFTEAGEAAYGADTWLFAVKPQVMRTVCESLAPMAQAQRPLAVSIAAGITVAQMQRWLGGGVPVVRSMPNTPALLGAGVTGLHASDEVDATGRERAELLLSAAGPTVWIDAEAKMDAVTGVSGSGPAYVFLLAEAMESAAVAEGLSADAARTLVLQTVLGAARMLTESGETPAELRRRVTSPNGTTQAAIETFQAGGFEALVARAVRAATARGGELSAAND
- a CDS encoding YggS family pyridoxal phosphate-dependent enzyme; this translates as MLADTLSETLQHLENAAKAAHRPSPALLAVSKLQPAAAVAELARAGQRAFGENYVQEAQAKIGELADMGLEWHLIGHLQSNKAELAAQLFDWVQTVDRHKLIGALSRYRPSDRAPLNVLVQVNIDDEASKHGCPPHEVAALADAIAAEPRLRLRGLMAIPAPHPDTARRIDAFRRMQALQDEVAATHPGVDTLSMGMSDDYALAVAHGATMVRIGTALFGARPPRPA
- a CDS encoding type IV pilus twitching motility protein PilT, which translates into the protein MDIAELLAFSVKNKASDLHLSAGLPPMIRVDGDVRRINIPALDHKQVHALVYDIMSDKQRRDFEEFLEVDFSFEIPSLARFRVNAFNQNRGAGAVFRTIPSEVLTLEDLGCPPLFRELIQQPQGLILVTGPTGSGKSTTLAAMIDHINKNEYGHILSVEDPIEFVHTSQKCLINQREVHRDTHGFNEALRSALREDPDYILVGELRDLETIRLALTAAETGHLVFATLHTSSAAKTIDRVIDVFPAGEKPMVRSMLSESLRAVISQALLKKIGGGRTAAWEIMVGTPAIRNLIREDKVAQMYSAIQTGQQSGMMTLDQHLQDLVKRALITRQQAKEYAKDKRLFE